A genomic window from Verrucomicrobiota bacterium includes:
- a CDS encoding sodium/solute symporter (Members of the Solute:Sodium Symporter (SSS), TC 2.A.21 as described in tcdb.org, catalyze solute:Na+ symport. Known solutes for members of the family include sugars, amino acids, nucleosides, inositols, vitamins, urea or anions, depending on the system.) has translation MIPLLAAAAEPAALPAGFHFTPALGMFLAFVVVTLAITYWSARKSTGASNFFAAGRGITGWQNGLAVAGDYMSAASFLGIAGMIAFKGYDGFMYSVGWLVAYLTVLLVVAEPLRNAGKYTMADVLAYRLSPRPVRAMASLSTLTVSTFYMIAQMVGAGALVKLLLPGVSYEAAVTGVGVLMIVYVVFGGMLATTWVQIIKAVLLMSGSLFLSVLVLNHFDFSLAKFFEAIGNVPVAGPDGTIVHRDFLRPGLKFGAAVTNGWGPLDQVSLGLALVFGTAGLPHVLVRFYTVPDAKTARVSVVWAMAIIGSFYIMTTFLGFGAATILTPANISVENMSAPLLAKALGGETFFAFISAVAFATILAVVAGLTISASTSFAHDFYTNVLHHGRERAPGEEVRIARIASFVVGAVAILLAIKLQTINVAFLVGLAFAVAASANLPVIVLSLFWKRFNTSGAVWGLGAGLLGSIVLIILSPSVMGVDPAGTPADKMHLIQSPALFPLTNPGIVSIPLGFLAACLGTMLSNDRTSETKFAELTVRANTGLGSEKATAH, from the coding sequence ATGATCCCGCTCCTCGCCGCCGCTGCCGAGCCAGCCGCCCTGCCCGCGGGGTTTCATTTCACGCCTGCGCTCGGCATGTTCCTCGCCTTTGTCGTCGTCACGCTCGCCATCACGTATTGGTCTGCGCGGAAGTCCACGGGCGCGAGCAATTTCTTCGCGGCAGGCCGCGGCATCACCGGCTGGCAGAACGGGCTGGCCGTCGCCGGCGACTATATGAGCGCGGCGAGCTTCCTCGGTATCGCGGGAATGATCGCCTTCAAGGGCTATGACGGCTTCATGTATTCCGTCGGCTGGCTCGTCGCCTATCTCACCGTCCTGCTCGTCGTCGCCGAACCGCTGCGCAACGCCGGCAAATACACGATGGCGGACGTGCTCGCCTACCGCCTCAGCCCGCGCCCCGTCCGCGCGATGGCTTCCCTTTCCACACTGACCGTTTCGACGTTTTACATGATCGCGCAGATGGTCGGCGCGGGCGCACTGGTCAAGCTCCTTTTGCCCGGCGTGAGTTACGAGGCGGCGGTGACCGGCGTCGGCGTCCTGATGATCGTCTACGTGGTTTTCGGCGGAATGCTCGCGACCACGTGGGTGCAGATCATCAAGGCCGTGCTGCTCATGAGCGGTTCGCTGTTCCTGAGCGTGCTCGTGCTCAACCACTTTGATTTCAGCCTGGCCAAGTTTTTTGAAGCCATTGGCAACGTCCCCGTGGCCGGCCCGGACGGCACGATCGTGCACCGGGATTTTCTCAGGCCCGGCTTGAAGTTTGGGGCGGCGGTGACGAATGGCTGGGGGCCCTTGGACCAGGTCTCGCTTGGACTCGCGCTCGTGTTTGGCACCGCGGGCTTGCCGCACGTGCTCGTGCGCTTTTACACCGTGCCCGACGCGAAAACCGCTCGTGTCAGCGTCGTTTGGGCGATGGCCATCATCGGCTCGTTCTACATCATGACCACCTTCCTCGGCTTCGGGGCGGCGACGATTCTGACGCCAGCGAACATCAGCGTTGAAAACATGAGCGCCCCGCTGCTTGCCAAGGCGCTCGGCGGGGAGACCTTCTTTGCATTCATCAGCGCCGTCGCGTTCGCGACCATCCTCGCGGTGGTCGCCGGGTTGACCATCAGCGCGAGCACCAGCTTCGCCCACGATTTCTACACCAACGTGCTGCACCACGGGCGCGAGCGCGCCCCCGGCGAGGAAGTTCGCATCGCGCGCATTGCGTCATTCGTCGTCGGGGCCGTGGCCATCCTTCTTGCGATCAAGCTCCAGACCATCAATGTCGCATTCCTCGTCGGCCTCGCCTTTGCCGTCGCGGCCAGCGCGAATCTGCCGGTCATCGTCCTCTCCCTCTTCTGGAAACGCTTCAACACCTCGGGCGCGGTCTGGGGGCTTGGAGCCGGTCTCCTCGGCAGCATCGTCCTGATTATTCTAAGCCCGAGCGTGATGGGCGTGGACCCCGCGGGCACCCCGGCCGACAAGATGCACTTGATTCAATCGCCGGCACTCTTCCCGCTCACGAATCCCGGCATCGTGAGCATTCCCCTCGGATTTCTCGCCGCGTGCCTCGGCACGATGTTGAGCAACGACCGCACAAGTGAAACCAAGTTTGCCGAGCTGACCGTGCGCGCAAACACCGGCCTCGGCTCCGAGAAAGCCACGGCGCACTGA